The sequence TACAGATTGCACTGTATTttggtgatgacaggttccctttgagaccATATATGTATCGTATCTACTAAAAAAAAAGGATCAGTTTCTGTAAATGTAATTATTTACTTTACTGTGTTTACTtctgtacagtatatgtgtgtgcagtgtctgtctTATTGTTATTTCTCATGCggatgttgttgttgttgtgacACATGCAATTTCCCCTATGGAGATAATAAAGGTTTCTATTCCATTCTTTTTTTCTATAACTGTATTTTCTTTAAAGTTTTCCAGTTTTTCCAGCATTAACAATACTTATAATGTAACATCATTGTTAGAAGTAACAAGTAAATTCTGTTCTATTCTAATTCAGTCTCACACTTGTCAACAAACTAACCACGTCCTGGTGTCTATGGGCTTCAGTCTGTACTCATGTCACTTACTAGCAGAGGACTTTGCCCTGTTTTATGGTGTACATAAACCTCGATGTATTGGATCGGAGGTTTATTAGACTTCCCTGCAGGGTTGTGTGTAATCCTGTAATAAATGTCACTTTTGCTATGGATGGTTTAGGACATTGTGTATATACACTAATAGCAAAGCCTTCTGTTCTTTATGAGATTGTTCTCTCTCTCGTGTAAAGGGAGATTCGAGGATTACCACTAATGAGTCTCTCATTACATAAAGATACACATATCTATGTATGGAGACATGTAGGAgcagctgtactgtatatagagacCTATGGGGTACTTTCTGTTGaatatgcaccccccccccaaccaatgAGGTAGTATATCAATACAGTCATGTAATATGCCTATAACCTGTGTACAGGGCTggcgctagcactgggcatacctgggcaattgctggggggccccacataaggctgtacatgagGAATCCATGGAGTGAGGGGCGCTGTATCTAATGCATCCATAGGgtttgaggggggcttatataaaataatcatgagggggcctgtttggaatgataaactagggtacAGGAGACTTTTTAatctcactgcaaaggggcccactgaggcactgacGCCCAGGGACCTAGTTAAACCTGGAGCCGACGCTGCCTGCGTATTACCACTGTCCAGTTCCGCGCTGCCCTAATTAACAATCATGTTGATCAAATTGAAAACTCCGGCCGCCCAGCTGCAATTTTGGAGATTAAATTTGCATCAGGAATGTAAACAAggatggagttcccctttaatagACCCATTTGCATATATGGAGTTTACTTTGCTTATCATTGTTTATAGTATTCCTTTATTATGATGATAAATACTCCGGCAATTATGTTTCTTTGTTCATCATAGACAAGATCAAGATTGTTGAAGTGACTATATTGTATGCATTGGAATCAGCAGATGAACTTGAAATAGTTTGGCGGGTCCTCATGTTAACTACAtccagaggaaatctaccatcaaaattcctcatgataaaccaggaacacttactcatagaaccaggcaccgtgactgctaCTACTCATAtaatcttctaaaatcaacttttaaaatgatgctaatgattcTTAAGGGTtccttggggtgttaccagagcccctctgtgctgcagattcataggctgttacagtgtgcaaggagcatttctccctcccactgtgtgctgaaacttcctctgctgattACATCAGGtggagggagggggaaagtgctgagggagcagagggggaggggtaaacagtgtaacaacctgtaaaactacagcaaggaggggctctggtaacacccccaggagccctttaggctcattaacaGAATTATAAAAGTGTATTTATGAAGTAAGGAGACCACAGATAacaaagaagattaccaaagtcactgtgcctggatctatgagtaagtgtccctggtgtatcatgatggattttcgatggaagatttcctttaagctactactactactacagacACCTTTAAGGTAAGGTGCACAACTGGGAAGACTAGGTCAAAAGGCTCTAAATTGGGACCATTTAGCAGTGGGATGTTTTGCTGCCTCATGTTTATGACGGTATTTGACTTATTGTTACTTTTATAATTGATTCTTATTGATTGCAATTAATAGAATAATAATTATAGTCTGTAAAATAGAAACTTTTATAGATGGATATCCTTAGAAATAATGATCTATCTCATAAGGTCACACTAGTTAACCTAGAATCTAAGTGATAGACAACGACAGGGATGAAGAAGTAACCGAGAGACTGAGAGAAGGATGTCTCCTCAGCTGCtcttcctcccctctcacagtataGACTCCCAGGATCCAAGAGGAAAATCTCTCTTTAGATTGCACTTCTTACCCTTGTATTTGCAGATAAAACTGTTCCACCATTGATCCTTCAATTCATTTAGTCCTTTTCAGCATGCCCCATTGGCTAAGTCACCTCTTCTCACTTGGTCTACAGCTTCTGATGTAACAGATAAGGTGATTGACCCTTTTGACATGTAGTTCTGTATTACTGGTAATACTGGTGAGCGTTGACGCCAAGCATCGAGGTGGAACATGGCAACATTAAGACTAGAACCAATAAGACTGGGACCTGAGCGTTTCTCTATGTTTTGCTCACGCAGATGAAGAAGCTGATGTTCCCCATCGTTCTGATCTTGTCATTTACGCTGTGTCAAGGCCATCGCTCAAGATGCAAACACCCCTCTGAAGACAATTTAAGGCAGAAACTTTACAGAATATTACCAGATCCTTACCTCCTAGACAGGTCAGAGCACATCCCTGATGTGAAGATGAAGAAATGCCCTACAAGTGTCAACACCTCCTCCGAGCTCATTCAGGACAGGAGCATATCCCCATGGTCCTACAGGTGAGACCTTGTCATCCCATTGTGTACATTAGTCCCCATTATATCCATCTTATTACACCTCTATATTTAGGTTGTAATATGTGACTAAGTATAGAAGGAGTTAAGACCAGGATGAGAATATCACAATCCCTGCTCTAGGATTAAGATGTGATCATGGATTTATGACAATTACATCCCTGGTGATGTAGAGTTATGAGTGGGGATACTGGAAAGAAGTTGTGTAGGTGATGGAGGGATTTGGAGAAAATGATAATGTCATGAAATAGGGGATGAGTTAAGAGGTTTAAACATAACAAGTAGCAAATTATCATAATAAGGAGTCATCTTTGAAGCACCAGGGGTGTAAGAATACTCCAGGTCTCTTAGGGACTTGTTCCGCAACTTCTTAGTCCCCACTTACATGACCATAATCGTGGCCATGATCTGGTCTCATTGAGTACACCGGAATTTTCTATAGTCTCCATTACAAAACTGGCAAGAGACCTTAGAAGAAGCTCTGGTCTTAGGTCTTACTTGGTGGAGATTGGGCCCTAATCTTAAGAGTCCAGAGTACATCCGAGCACCTGGTCTCTACCAAGACTGTTTCTGCCACAACGGGCAAGCGACAGTCCTGGGACAATGGCCGTCTCATAGTGGGTtgcatacctatatactgggctgGGGGGGTAGTGTGATAGATACCGTTCTTCGCCATTTATGGAGCTGACTGCAATTGAGatttgagatgtatggagcagaacggtcatgtgcg comes from Engystomops pustulosus chromosome 6, aEngPut4.maternal, whole genome shotgun sequence and encodes:
- the LOC140064891 gene encoding interleukin-17D-like; this encodes MKKLMFPIVLILSFTLCQGHRSRCKHPSEDNLRQKLYRILPDPYLLDRSEHIPDVKMKKCPTSVNTSSELIQDRSISPWSYRINEDLNRYPRQIVEAYCLCKGCVTSKESSMVSEPFHKDIPVLYKSSKCKKSRYVYKLRYIKVAHFCICRFH